A region from the Lolium perenne isolate Kyuss_39 chromosome 4, Kyuss_2.0, whole genome shotgun sequence genome encodes:
- the LOC127346533 gene encoding uncharacterized protein — protein MYAQHHDGVEEAPATAALGLGAAENAQELVHSSEIREEMRRPAPPSRSFLVQINGEENQLGDFDHTDENVDWIDLPLDMFRIILGRLGAFDILSFPLVCRPWAEVYTENRRLQPGAPTLLTSPSEGGYEIPDDWKRGLFFINNILSREFFSVEVEGLRYERWIGGKDEWIVTIGQEGNFFKLLNPITGYSITLPDNLQGYPSFDHVQLCRAPTQAEPDDYFAIAISARILAYTMAGNDHWITLENPDEPWLNYSDAIMYGDKIIAICRSGNLWSWGLDEGGENPKLLLRSCVDILGWKEFDFFLAPSVNGNILIVSPHGDYAPLRWVSRRSFDSSHLNFPVDGAVIHEVDMDTQSIEEIRDIGDRALFVGSNYPFYVPVSLPSGDLKRNHVYIADVSDDDAIAIDLSLEDLADNVSFINYSGQEHNYQVPMWFRPAFP, from the exons ATGTATGCGCAGCACCATGACGGCGTGGAGGAAGCACCTGCGACTGCAGCTCTGGGTCTGGGCGCGGCGGAGAACGCGCAGGAACTTGTGCACTCGTCAGAGATACGGGAGGAGATGAGGCGCCCGGCTCCACCATCACGGTCGTTTCTCGTTCAGATCAACGGGGAGGAGAATCAACTCGGAGATTTCGATCACACTG ATGAAAACGTTGATTGGATCGATCTTCCACTTGATATGTTCCGTATCATTCTTGGTCGTCTTGGTGCCTTCGACATCCTCAGCTTCCCTTTGGTCTGTAGACCTTGGGCAGAGGTGTACACTGAGAACCGTCGCCTCCAACCTGGTGCTCCTACCCTACTGACTTCTCCCTCCGAGGGAGGCTATGAGATCCCGGATGATTGGAAGCGAGGTTTGTTTTTTATCAATAATATCTTGTCAAGGGAGTTCTTCTCGGTTGAGGTGGAGGGTCTGAGATATGAGAGATGGATAGGCGGCAAAGATGAATGGATAGTGACCATTGGTCAAGAAGGCAACTTCTTCAAGCTTCTGAATCCTATCACAGGATATTCCATCACTTTGCCTGACAATTTGCAAGGGTACCCTTCATTTGACCACGTACAACTCTGTCGTGCTCCCACTCAAGCTGAACCTGATGATTATTTTGCCATTGCCATATCAGCCAGAATACTTGCTTATACTATGGCCGGAAATGATCACTGGATTACATTGGAGAATCCTGATGAGCCCTGGCTGAATTATTCTGATGCTATAATGTATGGAGATAAAATTATCGCCATCTGTAGGAGCGGAAACTTGTGGTCATGGGGTTTGGATGAAGGAGGGGAAAACCCTAAGCTACTGCTAAGGTCATGTGTTGACATTCTAGGGTGGAAGGAATTTGATTTTTTTCTAGCACCATCTGTCAACGGCAATATTCTTATTGTCAGCCCGCATGGCGACTATGCTCCTCTTAGATGGGTAAGTAGACGATCATTTGATAGCAGCCATTTGAACTTCCCGGTGGATGGGGCTGTGATTCACGAGGTGGACATGGATACCCAAAGCATAGAAGAAATCCGTGATATTGGTGACCGGGCCTTATTTGTAGGGTCAAACTATCCATTCTATGTTCCCGTGTCATTGCCCTCTGGAGATTTAAAGAGAAATCATGTATACATTGCTGATGTGTCCGATGATGATG